One genomic segment of Peribacillus sp. FSL H8-0477 includes these proteins:
- a CDS encoding alpha/beta-type small acid-soluble spore protein, with protein sequence MANSRNKLLVPGIEQALDSIKYEIAQEFGVQLGSDTVARSNGSVGGEITKRLVQQAQQQLKGK encoded by the coding sequence ATGGCTAACAGCCGTAACAAACTTTTAGTCCCAGGAATTGAACAAGCTCTTGATTCCATAAAATACGAGATTGCTCAAGAATTTGGTGTTCAACTTGGATCTGATACAGTCGCACGGTCTAATGGATCAGTGGGTGGTGAAATTACAAAACGCCTTGTCCAACAAGCACAACAACAACTCAAAGGAAAATAA